One Larus michahellis chromosome 11, bLarMic1.1, whole genome shotgun sequence genomic region harbors:
- the CCNG1 gene encoding cyclin-G1 — protein MIETLVTTEAQELLYQLTALLEQELRCQPKASGLRLIESAHDNGLRMTARLRDFEVKDLLSLTQFFGFHTETFSLAVNFLDRFLSKMKVQPKHLGCVGLSCFYLAVKASEEERNVPLATDLIRISQYRFTVSDLMRMEKIVLEKLSWKVKATTAFQFLQLYHSLIHENLSCERRKYLNFERLETQLKACHCRIMFSKAKPSVLAMSIMALEIEEQKLLELTEALEFLQLHSKINNRDLTFWKELVLKCLTEYSSSKCSKPNVQKLKWIVSGRTARQLKHSYYRITHLPTIPETSS, from the exons ATGATTGAAACACTTGTAACTACTGAAGCTCAGGAACTGCTGTACCAGCTCACGGCCCTGTTGGAACAGGAGTTAAGATGTCAGCCAAAGGCCTCTGGCCTGAGACTAATCGAATCTGCTCATGATAATGGCCTCCGAATGACTGCAAGGCTGCGAGACTTTGAAGTGAAAGATCTCCTCAGCTTAACTCAATTCTTTGGCTTCCATACAGAGACGTTTTCACTAGCTGTGAATTTCTTAGATAGATTCTTGTCAAAAATGAAG GTACAGCCTAAACACTTGGGCTGTGTTGGACTCAGCTGCTTCTACTTGGCTGTGAAGGCAtcagaagaagagagaaatgttCCCTTAGCCACTGACTTAATTCGAATAAGCCAGTATAGGTTTACTGTTTCAGATCTGATGAGAATGGAGAAAATCGTATTGGAGAAGCTGTCTTGGAAAGTCAAAGCTACAACAGCCTTCCAGTTTCTACAACTATATCATTCGCTCATTCATGAGAATTTAAGCTGTGAAAG GAGAAAATACCTTAATTTTGAGAGACTTGAGACCCAGCTTAAAGCATGTCACTGCAGAATCATGTTTTCTAAAGCCAAG cctTCTGTCTTGGCAATGTCTATTATGGCACTAGAGATAGAAGAACAAAAACTACTGGAGTTGACAGAGGCATTGGAATTTCTGCAGTTGCATTCCAAG ATAAACAACAGAGATTTGACCTTCTGGAAGGAACTGGTGTTGAAGTGCCTTACAGAATATTCCTCGAGCAAGTGTTCCAAACCAAATGTCCAGAAATTAAAATGGATTGTTTCTGGACGTACAGCACGGCAGCTTAAACATAGTTACTACAGAATAACACACCTTCCTACAATTCCAGAAACCAGCTCATAA